Proteins encoded by one window of Aphis gossypii isolate Hap1 chromosome X, ASM2018417v2, whole genome shotgun sequence:
- the LOC126552927 gene encoding uncharacterized protein LOC126552927, whose protein sequence is MSQHMPYGGFKWVEPKLEGLNDLNDTSPIGRIYEIDITYPKELHDQHNDLPFLPQNNIPAGSKVKKLMAIYQSKKNYIIHYRNLQQAIANGLIVEKVHRVVQFNQSPWLAPYIALNTEMRKKAANDFEKNFFKLLNNAVFGKTMESMRKRIKMELVSSDRRLQKLINQSTFKHCITYNETLNAVALENKIIDFCKPIYIGFAVLEISKYLMYDYHYNVMQKHYDDKIELMYTDTGKLLLLVVLLLI, encoded by the exons ATGTCACAACACATGCCCTATGGTGGTTTTAAGTGGGTTGAACCTAAACTAGAAGGGTTGAATGATTTGAACGATACATCACCCATCGGACGGATATATGAAATTGACATTACTTATCCGAAAGAACTCCACGATCAACACAATGATTTGCCTTTTCTTCCTCAAAACAATATCCCAGCTGgctcaaaagttaaaaaactcATGGCAATATATCAgtcgaaaaaaaactatattattcattaccgAAACCTCCAACAAGCTATAGCCAATGGACTCATAgttgaaaaa gttcaTAGAGTAGTTCAGTTTAATCAATCACCATGGCTGGCTCCATACATAGCACTAAACACAGAGATGCGAAAAAAAGCAGCAAATGACTTTGAGAAAaactttttcaaacttttaaataatgcgGTTTTTGGGAAAACCATGGAGTCTATGcggaaaagaataaaaatggaaCTGGTGTCTAGTGATCGTCGTTTACAAAAACTGATAAATCAGTCAACATTCAAACACTGTATTACTTACAATGAAACTCTAAATGCAGTTgcattagaaaacaaaatcattgatttttgtaaacctatttatatag gtTTTGCAGTGCTGGAAATTTCcaagtatttaatgtatgacTATCACTATAACGTAATGCAGAAAcattatgatgataaaattgaGCTCATGTATACAGATactggtaaattattattattagtagtacttttattaatttaa
- the LOC126551741 gene encoding uncharacterized protein LOC126551741 has protein sequence MSAIISQICCDMYVKIETERLTFIRLNQTKLRSEEYIHLRDAINTDGNAQNVGRMTILPATYIGSPRHMHEYAQDAMSYVRHYGTADLFITFTCNPQWIEINQELFSGQSPIDRHDITARVFRQKLKSLMDFIVKHNVFGETRCWMYSVEWQKRGLPHAHILIWLVENIRPNEVDAVISAEIPNVQVDPGLHEVLSKNMIHGPCGTLNQNSPCMMDGKCSKRYPRTLISETITGNDGYPLYRRRSTADNGKSTIVKLNQQDIEIDNRWIVPYSPILSKTFKAHINVESCHSVKSIKYICKYVTKGSDMAVIGIGAENPNDEVTQYQMGRYLPIIR, from the exons ATGTCGGCGATTATATCACAAATATGTTGTGacatgtatgttaaaattgaaacggAGAGATTAACATTCATCAGGTTGAATCAAACCAAACTCCGATCTGAAGAGTATATTCACCTTCGAGATGCGATTAATACTGATGGAAATGCACAGAATGTCGGTCGGATGACTATTCTTCCAGCAACATACATCGGAAGCCCTCGGCATATGCACGAATATGCTCAAGATGCCATGTCGTATGTTCGTCATTATGGTACAGCAGATTTGTTCATCACATTTACATGCAATCCGCAATGGATAGAAATCAATCAGGAGTTATTCTCTGGGCAATCACCCATTGATCGTCATGATATTACAGCCAGAGTCTTTAGACAAAAGTTGAAATCTTTAATGGATTTCATCGTAAAACATAATGTGTTTGGTGAGACACGCTGCTGGATGTATTCTGTGGAGTGGCAGAAACGAGGATTGCCACATGCACACATTTTGATTTGGttggttgaaaatataagGCCAAATGAAGTTGATGCAGTGATATCAGCTGAAATCCCTAATGTACAAGTAGATCCTGGATTGCATGAGGTGTTATCAAAAAACATGATACATGGTCCCTGTGGAActcttaatcaaaattcacCGTGTATGATGGATGGTAAATGTTCAAAACGATATCCACGGACATTAATATCAGAAACAATTACTGGTAATGACGGTTATCCATTGTATCGTCGCAGATCGACAGCAGACAATGGAAAATCAACAAttgtcaaattaaatcaacaagaTATTGAAATAGATAATCGTTGGATTGTTCCATATTCACCCATTTTATCAAAGACATTCAAAGCACACATCAACGTTGAATCTTGCCATTCAgtgaaatctattaaatacatttgcaaaTATGTAACCAAAGGGAGTGATATGGCTGTGATTGGAATTGGTGCAGAGAATCCCAATGATGAAGTTACCCAATACCAAATGGGCCGCTAT cttcCAATTATAAGATAA